One Arachis hypogaea cultivar Tifrunner chromosome 18, arahy.Tifrunner.gnm2.J5K5, whole genome shotgun sequence genomic window, gcttctttaatgtcaatagcttgacagtgggctctcatggagcctcacagatgtgcagagctttgttgagacctcccaacaccaaacttagagtttagttgtggcctcccaacaccaaacttagagtttgactgtgggggctttggttgactctgctttgagagaagctttttctgcttcctctctatggatgcagagagagatccttgagttgtaaacacaaggttgtccttatttaattgaaggatcaattctcctctgtccacatcaatcacagctcttgctgtggctaggaaaggtcttcctaggatgatggattcatcctcttcctttccagtatccaggactatgaaatcagcagggatgtaaaggctttcaacctttactaacacgtcctctacttgtccataagcctgttttcttgaattgtctgccatctctaatgagattttagcagcttgtaccccatagattcccagtttctctattacagagaggggcatgaggtttattcctgaaccaaggtcacacagagccttaaagatcatggtgcctatggtacaaggtattatgaactttccaggatcttgtctcttctgaggcaatgtcagttaatccagatcacttagttcattggtgaacaagggaagttcatcttcccaagtttcaataccaaataatttggcatttagcttcatgattgcaccaaggaacttggcagcttgctcttcagtaacatcctcattctcttcagaagaggaatactcatcagagctcatgaatggcataaggaggttcaatggaatctctatggtctctagatgagtctcagattccttaggttcctcagagggaaactccttattgatcactggacgtcccaggaggtcttcctccttgggattcacgtcctcttcttcccttacaggttcggccatggtggttatgtcaatggccttgcactctccttttagattctcttctgtattgcttgggagagtactaggagggatttcagtgatccttttactcagctggcctacttgtgcttccaaatttctaatggaagaccttgtttcattcatgaaacttacagtgaccttagatagatcagagactaaatttgctaagctagatggattctgctcagaattctctatctgttgctgagtggatgatggaaaaggcttgctattggtaaacctgtttcttccaccattattaaagccttgttgaggcttttgatccttccatgagagatttgggtgatttctccatgatggattgtaggtgtttccatatggttcacccatgtattttaactctgctattgcaggtttctcaagatcataagcttcttcctcagaagatacCTCttaagtactgttggatgcagcttgcattccattcagactctgagaaatcatattgacttgctgagtcaatattttattctgagccaatatggcattcagagtatcaatttcaagaactcccttcttcataggcgtcccattactcacatgattcctctcaaaagtgtacataaactggttattagcaaccatgtcaatgagttcttgagcttctgcaggcgttttctttaggtgaatggatccacctgcaaaagtatccaatgacatctttgatagctcagataaaccatcatagaatatatccaggatggtccattctgaaagcatgtcagaaggacactttttggtcagctgcttgtatctttcccaagcttcatagagggattcaccttctttctgtctgaaggtttgaacatcaactctaagcttgctcagcttttgaggaggaaagaacttggctaagaaagccgtgactagcttatcccaagagttcaggctatctctgggttgagaatccaaccatattctagctctgtctcttacagcaaaagggaaaagcatgagcctgtagacttcaggatctactccattagtcttaacagtatcacagatctgcaagaattcagttaagaactgaaaatgatcttcagatggaagtccatgaaacttgcagttctgctgcatcagagaaattagctgaggtttcagctcaaaattgtttgctccaatggtaggaatggagatgcttcttccatgtaaattggaattaggtgcagtaaaatcaccaagcattctccttgtattattgttgttgggttcggctgccatctcctttacttgttcgaaattttcaataaggttgtctctggattgttgtaatttagcttctcttagttttctcttcagagtcctttcaggttctggatcagcttcaacaagaatgcctttttctttgcccctgctcataagaaagagaagagaaaaagaaaagaagaggaatcctctatgtcacagtaaagaggttccttattgttagtagaagaagaaaagaagaaaaaattcgaacacagatagaagagggggttcgaatttggtgagtgatgtgaggaagagatgagcggaagagatgttagtagatgaataaataaatagaataagatgagagagggagaggattttcgaaaaataatttttgaaaaagagttagtaattttcgaaaaataatttttttgaaaaaggttagtaattttttttgaaaagtttaaaatcaaaagttaaaataattaataaaaaaaagaaattttgaaaaaggaggaagatattttcgaaaaatagagagagaaagttagttaggtggttttgaaaaagataagaaacaaacaaaaagttagttagttagttgaaacaaatttgaaaatcaattttggaaagataagaagataagaagatatttttgaaaagatatgatagaaattagtttttgaaaaagatttgatttttaaaatctcaattaatgacttgattcacaagaaatcacaagatatgattctagaacttaaagtttgaatctttcttaacaagtaagtaacaaacttgaaatttttgaatcaaaacattaattgatgatgttattttcgaaaatatgatgtaaaattaagaaaaaaaaatttgaaaaatatttttgaaattttcgaaaataactaaaaaaaattgaaaaaagatttgatttttgaaaaagattttgaaaaagataagattttttttttaaattgaaaatttgatttgactcataaaaacaactagattttaaaaatttttgaaaaagtcaaatctaattttcgaaattttaagagagaaaaagggaaagatattttttatttttgaatttttatgatgagagagaaaaacaagaaaaatgatgcaatgcatgaaagttatggatcaaaacaatgaatgcatgcaagaatgctatgaatgtcaagatgaacaccaagaacactatgaagatcatgatgaacatcaagaacacatttttgaaaaatttttaatgcaaagaaaacatgcaagacaccaaacttagaattctttaatgcttaggcataaagaattcaggaatgcatatgaaaaacaagaaaagacacaaaacatacaaatgcaaagatcaaacaagaagacttaccaagaacaacttgaagatcatgaagaacactatgaatgcatgaatttttttcgaaaaatgcaagatgaacatgcaattgacaccaaacttataacatgactcaagactcaaacaagaaacacaaaaaatatttttgatttttatgattttctaatttttttgtattttttcgaaaattatttgaaaaacaaaaataaggattccaaaatttttaatatgaattccaggaatcttatgctctttagtctaaagctccaatcaaagggtcaggcatggcttgaGAGCCAGCCAAGCTCTAGCATGTAAATCAGACATGACACacctaacatgccctacagtcgtggctttacagccaaccatgcttcacatgctttatgaaacactaaaattcattcttaaaaattctgaagaaaaatatatttttaaaaacatttttttttctttttttttttcgaaaacaaaggagaaatttttgaaagatttttgaaaactttttgaaaagaaaacaaaaagaaagttacctaatctgagcaacaagatgaaccgtcagttgtccaaactcgaacaatctccggcaacggcgccaaaaacttggtatgcgaaattgttacacaggttgtgaattattgttcgaaattgattccctggtgatggcaccaaaaacggatgcacagaaccatggtctaaacatatcgtcacaacttcgcataactaaccagcaagtgcactgggtcgtccaagtaataaaccttacgtgagtatgggtcgatcccacggagattgttggtatgaagcaagctatggtcaccttgtaaatctcagtcaggcggatataaaatagttatggagttttcaaaattaataataaaagaaggatagaaatacttatgtaaatcattggtgagaatttcagataagcgtatggagatgccttcgttcctctgaacctccgctttcctgctgtcttcatccaatcagtcttactcctttccatggctggctttatgcaagggcatcaccgttgtcagtggctacatcccctcctcttgtgaaaatggtccaagatgctctgtcacggcacggctaatcatctgaggttcccgatcatgctggaataggattcaccctccttttgcgtctgtcactacgcccagcactcgcgagtttgaagctcgtcacagtcattcaatcattgaatcctattcggaataccacagacaaggtttagaatttccggattctcttgaatgccgccatcattctagcttacaccacgaagattccgattaagagatctaagagacactcattcaatctaaggtagaacggaggtggttgtcaggcacgcgttcatagggaatgatgatgattgtcacgttcatcacattcaggttgaagtgcgaatgaatatcttagaagcgaaataagatgaattgaatagaaaacagtagtactttgcattaatctttgaggaacagcagagctccacaccttaatctatggagtatagaaactctaccgttgaaaatacataagtaatgaaggtccaggcatggccgaatggccagcccccaaaacgagatcacaggatcaaaatacaatccaggattcaAAAAGATGtctcatacaatagtaaaaggtcctatttataataaactagctactagggtttacagaagtaagtaattgatgcataaatccacttccggggcccacttggtgtgtgcttgggctgagcttgagtgtttcacgtgtagaggtccttcttggagttgaacgccagcttttgtgccagtttgggcgttgaactccactttgcagcttgtttctggcgctagacgccagaattgggcagagagctggcgttgaacgccagtttgcatcatctaaacttgggcaaagtatagactattatatattgctggaaagccctggatgtctactttccaacgcaattggaagcgcaccattttgagttctgtagcgccagaaaatccattttgagtgcagggaggttagaatgcaacagcatcagcagtccttcttcaacctctgaatctgatttttgctcaagtccctcaatttcagccagaaaatacctgaaatcacagaaaaacacacaaactcatagtaaagtctagaaatgtgaatttaacataaaaactaatgaaaacatccctaaaagtaactagattctactaaaaacatactaaaaacaatgccaaaaagcgtataaattatccgctcatcaaccttcCCGCTTCTTCAATGATGTAGTTTTCAAAATCCAAGTTCCTAATGGCATTCTTAGCTTTTTCACCGCTGATCTTTGTTTCCATGGGAATAACCAAGTCAGGATTGTACTGTTTGCAAAGCTCTTTACAGGTTTAGCTAAAAGGCTTACTAACCGCCCCTCTCACATTCCATGAGAGAGTAATTATTGGAACAGACTGGGTGCTTAGTTGATCTACATATCAGTAGATTTTTCATCTCCTAAAGCATTACAATTAGGTGTTTCAAAATTGACGTCCCTGATTAGATTTTCCATTTCAGTTTCCATGAACTCTTTTATAGTCCTCCTTTTTTTCCTGGATCTGGGGGTCCCCCCCCCCTTCATTTTGGCGTTATTAGTATTGCTCAACTTCATATTCCTTTACAATAGGTTCCAGTATAATGACATTACCCTCCCTCATGTGAGTTTTGTTGTTAGATCTAGTTACTCTGTTTTTGGAATTTTATTCAATTCTTTCTCTGTGTATGTTGATGTTGTtatcttctatttttttgttgttgtcatTCTCCTTGTGTGTGTTGAtctgtattttttcttttgttgtattTCTATTTGATGTTTCTTTTTTGTGTGACACTGTGTTGTTATTTACTCTTCGATAGTTTATGTTGTTATTGACTTTGGTTTGTGCATTGGTGGTCTTGTTGTTACTAGCCTCCATGATTTCTAATTTCCCTTGttctttcttcctatttttctATCTCTGTGTCTAGGACACTAAATCTTGATTTTGAGATGGTgttttcttctttatcttttcctCTATGGCTGGGGCCAGCtccatctttctcagtttctctcatatttcttttttacttttgtaCCACCATCCATGGACCAAAATTGTTGCTATCTATTTCCATCACAGCTTTTCTTTATCCTTAGCTATTTGGATAGTTTCCTTTACTGATTTTGTGTGCTTTTCTACCAATCTAGTTTCCTCCGATTCTTTGTTGGTCTCCTTAGTTGTTTCATTCCTTTTCCTCCAAATGGCACAATATTTTCTTCATGATCAGCTTTACCATATCCATATGTGAAGCATATTTGATGAATGCCCTCATACTCAACTTGATACACTTCCATTCACCACACATCTACCTAGCAGAGGCTTTGTTAAATCAACTTTCACACATAGTCTAGCAAACTTGCCTCTACATAAATGTGATAGTCTACCTTGCAAATTCTTCCTATCAGGCCTCCAATCTTCGTTAGTATTTTTTCATTGTGGAGTTCTATAGGTAGTCCCGTCAATCTTATCCAAGCTGTGATCTTATCAATGGTGGTTAGAAGTGGGTTGAAGTTGGGCTCCTAAAGCCTTACCACCAAGTAATGATCATATATCTCCCATGGTCCTTCTAGGAGAGCAAAATCCAGATCTTCTTGAGAATAGAACTTGACTAAATAAAATTCATTTCCAAGGTCTATAACATCAAGCTCAACTAATCTACCCCACAGATTTTCAATCCTCTTCATCACTTCATAACCGATTTCCCTTCCTATGAGTTTAACTATGAGGAATATCCACCATGGTTTTCATAGCTCCCTGTTGGCCTCCCCTTTTGTAATTAAGTTAAAAAGCCCCTGACCCATGTCTTTTACATTAATTTCCGCTTTACTTTGTTCTTTCTCTGTTCCTCTAGCTCATTTCTGAGTGTTTCCTGCTTCAAGTACAGCTTCCTCATCTATCTACTCCTCTTCGGACTCTAAGCTTTCATCTTCCAGTCTTGGTGCTTCCCCTATAACCATGTTGGCGTAAGTCTGATTGTGATTTTCTCCTTCGTGATCGCCTATGACCACGTCACCATAGGTTCAGTTGCAACCTTCTCCTTCATTTCCTTCACTCGTCATATCAGTGTTCACCTCGCCGCcagcttcttcttcctttccctACATCCAATCTTCTACTCCCAGCACTAAAATAGTGGTACCAGAGaaaccttcttcttttttttttcaaattctttaaacTTCGTTGGAGTAAATCTCTTTCTTGGTCTGTTATGTCTTGCTCGACCAAAGTCCCATCTCTAGTCATCTTGCCGATTGGAACGTTGAAAAATGATGTTGGTGACAACAtagtacaaaaagaaaaaagatagctAGTTTAGACTTTTCTTAaaaacttttattaataataCTTCTATCtgctaattttgaaaaaaaaaaaaaaggaggagagaggagaaggaggagttGGGTCATGGCCACCTTAGGGCCCTTTAAGTCCGGAAAAAGACAAAGATAATATCCTATTAGGCCATGACCAAAAAAAAATCCTATTAGGATTTCCTTCCTCCTTTAAATATGAAATGAAGAAAAGGTGAGAGTTCGAGTTACATAAAAAGAtaatagtctttttttttttggtcatgcaATTTAGTTCTTATTTAGATCTTTTTTATCAATCTACCaccttttttaaatttaataccaaaatataaataaatgaccatttgtacccatgagagatgaaaacgctgacatttgtacccatgatagCTCGAAACTAATCTTGTAGCCATGAGAGATGCtgtccgtgtgacaaaagtgccCCGCCTTGTATCTGAGCTTGGTTCGTGCCTTTCCGAACCTACGTGGCACTCCCAAACCCTCCCCCCAATCTGAGCCAAccattcaccatcatcatcttcatcttcttcaccatcaccatcaccatcaccataacCTCCATAACCTCCATCACCATCACCTCAGCACCGCCACAGCCACCTCCCTTCACCACAACCTCCAGCGACAACCCACACCGCCGcgcccctttctcttcttcttcccctcttctcacctcCGCTAAGCCCAGAAACCACAGCACCATTTTAAGTGTATCCAATGATCATCAAGTGCCAAGAACTCATGTTTCTCTCTGGCATTCGATCAAACACCTTGCGTGCAATATTCATGTTACCACATTTCCCATACATTCCAATCAACCTATTGTTCAATTCAACCTCCCCTCGAAACCTCGATCTTCTCAAGAACTCATGAACCCTTTTCCCATACTCAAGCGACCTCGTACCCTCGCACAAATTCAACATGGCGAGAAAAACACCATAATCAGCAAATGAACCTTGACCCATGAGTTCCAAAGCTTCAGCAAGCTTACCCTCTTCGCACAACTCAATCAAATTAACGTTTAGGGTGGTTGCATCAAACAGTGCGTTTTGGCGGTTCTGGTCGACCCTATTATGAGTATTATCAAGTTTGGGTTTTGGTTCTTTGGGAAGATTCTCCTTCCGTGAAGTTTGGGTCTTTTGAGCGAAACGACCAGTGGGGGTGGCGTTTTTACGACGGGGTTGGACCTTGTTGCTGTTGGTGGTGGGGTTCTTGGAATCGGGAACGGCGTAGGAGCATAGAGGAGTGGAAGGGAGAGAGCAATTGGAGCGCTTCGGAGGAGAGAAGTGTGGGAATTTGGAATGGGATGAGATGACGGTGTTTAATTTGCGGGGAACGGGTCCCAGTGATGCCATTGATGAGTGGAGTTTGAGCTCCATGGAGTTCTGATTTTGGAGGCTGTGtggaacaattgcagaagaataaTTTTCCATCCCCTGCATTTTTTCCTGAGTTCTGTTTCTTTCATTGTATTGCTTTTAGTTCATTTTGCTTAATTTGGttagttagaaatgcatgttagtggatttaggtgtaTTTTGATTCATGCTGGTGTTTGAAAATTTTGCTGTTTTGGTGGAGAGGAGGAGCTGGCGCTGTGGTTTTTAGGCTCAACGgaggtgagaagaggggaagaagaagagaaaggggcgCGGCGGTGTGGGTTGTCGCCGGAGGTTGTGGTGAAGGGAGGTGGCTGTGGCGGTGCTGAGGTGATGGTGATGGAGGTTATGGAGGTTATGGTAATGGTgatggtgaagaagatgaagatgatgatggtgaatggTTGGCTCAGATTGGGGGGAGGGTTTGGGAGTGCCACGTAGGTTCGGAAAGGCACGAATCAAGCTCAGATCCAAGGCGGGAcacttttgtcacacggacaGCATCTCTCATGGGTACAAGGTTAGTTTCGAGctatcatgggtacaaatgtcagcgttttcatctctcatggatacaaatggttatttattcaccaaaatatcattcttttaaaacaaattatccagacatcatatttttatattattataattaatcataattacaaataaaataacaaatcaatTGTCACTTTAGTGAAagttgaataattaattttaaaaaatattttaataattaatttccaAAAAAATAACACATTAATAAAAGtctcttatttattattcatatttcatTACATGAGAATTAGATATAGTCAAAGAAAGTAGAAACTAAAATTATGGTATTTCATTCATATAAATAGAATTTACCAAAGAATATTCTCTTAACTTTGAACCTAATATGATAATATAATATTCTAATATGATATTCAAATCTTAAAATACTTCGAAGCCAACCAAAATATTTAACGGTCTACACGTCTTAAACGTAAATCCCATAGACCCATACCCATCAATCTAGATAAGACATTCTATGGCCTCAGCAACACATGCATATTGCACAGATAGATAACCCAGATTTTTATTTTTGCGTCAAAAGAttagaaagatttgaaatttgaaagttgCAGAATCTTACAGCAATATAAAAACTCAGGACAAAACCCACAGGCCCAAAGTTAAATCAAAATGGGAAATAGGATCCACACACTATAATGGCAGGATCAGATGAGACGACGAGTGAATGGGAGACAAATTCAAGGGGAAAGGAAAATCTAAGACTAGACTGATAATTTGACACAACAAATACAAGAATTTATACACAATCATAATATCACACGTTTTATACAAGCAGGCCTGGTCCTAGGAACCCCCcaataatcaataattattaCCAAACTACATGATTGCCATCCTACTTGATGGCTAATACACAAAACACACAAGCCTAGAACTAGAGCTATCATCTGTCGGCGACATTTTTTTAATGGCATAGTACAAGTCTACAAGAGAAAGACACTCTACTCCATGAATTTGGTTAACTCAGTGCTTAATCTGTTGTTCTGCAACAGCCTCTCACCTCTGTCATTCTCGATCCATCGACTGAACATGTGAGAAATGGCGGCCACCTTCATCTGCATACAAGTTAAGAACATCCACAGAGGATATGCAGAACTGAGTTTAGTACTACTAACAGTAAAAATGACGATTAACTTGAAAACAGAATAGTAAATTTAGATGATTTTTACAGGAAGAATATAACTAAACTGTGCTTTAAATAGCTTGGATCAAGTTAATGCAGCTTGCTTGGTACAGGCAAAAAGAAAAGTGGAAAAATTGAAATAGGAGTACAACAATTTGGGCATTCTGTCAAATAGCATGAGTTGAACAGCTACGGGTGTGATTCCATTTTCTGTTATTAACTTTAATTAGCAAATTCCCAGCAGTTCTTCAGTCGGCTTCCTTTACATGAtcttgtaattaaaaaataaaatgggaAACATTCTTTCAAAACAATGCTTCCTTTAAACGTTCTTTTAAACATTCTTCATTCCCCTCCAATGCTTCCCATAAAGAAAGATCCTAAAAACCggaattattttgaaaataaggTGACACTTGTGTAATTAAAGATGAtagtagaaaataaaagcaaaaacagTGAATATGCAAACAAAATGAAACCGAAAACAAGTTTTAATATTCCAAAACGGTTAAATTTCACCATTTTATGTCAACATGCAAACAAATTCAAGTTACAAGCACAGAAATGtgaactaataaaaaatttattatgatttagCACATAATAGACCCATTTAACACCCAAAGTATGGTTATCCTATTCTGCTTTCCAAAAGATATATCACTTCTGAATGGATAAATCACATCAGATAGTAATGAAATAAGGCAAACAAGATGAAAAGTACCACTTTCACCATCAGAAAGATCTGTCAGTCTGGCAATTGCATCAATTAGAGCTTGTTCATGTTCCTGCATTAAATTAATTACTGATTATTCATTGACACACCATTCACCCGGGAGAGTGGCTTTTTGGGGGGtttttttgagagagagagagagagagagagagagagagagagagagagagagagagagagaatggcaGATAACTATATAACAGATTAAAGTCCCTTACCTTCAACACTTTCTTGGCTTTCTCAATTTCAAGTGCATCCGGATGATTTGCACTGAATACCCTCTCCACCTGTCAAGTTGGGAAGACATTAGTTTGCCAAAAAAAATGATCAACCAATATTAACCAAACAAATTGATTCAAGGGTTTTCAGCTACCTCCTTAACTAGTGTGTCTGTGTGAAGTATTTGTATATCCTCTGGGGCCTTTTTTCCAATACCATTTTGTGTTGACAGGAAATCTTTCCTAGATTGCCCCTTTGGGGCTCCTCTACCTCTTCCTGCAGCTACTCCTGGAACACTATCACGTCCTACAGACCTATGTATCCCTTGACCGGATCCGCCAAAACCCCCACGATTTATTCCAGGATCCTCACCTACCCATTGTATATCTTCAGGAGAGATCTGCAGTTACAATAATACCATGCATGAATTAGCAAAAAACAAGGATTAATACCATTTATCCGAGACTACTTTTCTTGTCATACAATCAGTAACCAGAGTCATCATGGTGAAATTGTTGACATTATACTTGTTACCAGATTAAAGTGAAACTAGTAATGT contains:
- the LOC112770710 gene encoding uncharacterized protein, which encodes MELKLHSSMASLGPVPRKLNTVISSHSKFPHFSPPKRSNCSLPSTPLCSYAVPDSKNPTTNSNKVQPRRKNATPTGRFAQKTQTSRKENLPKEPKPKLDNTHNRVDQNRQNALFDATTLNVNLIELCEEGKLAEALELMGQGSFADYGVFLAMLNLCEGTRSLEYGKRVHEFLRRSRFRGEVELNNRLIGMYGKCGNMNIARKVFDRMPERNMSSWHLMIIGYT